In the genome of Deinococcus apachensis DSM 19763, one region contains:
- a CDS encoding WecB/TagA/CpsF family glycosyltransferase → GGVTAQTPPTSLPDHAQRPVSRPLLGTRIDATSYAQAAADVITWAQAGGPRRVHAANVHMVMEGVDDPNFQAVTNSADLVTPDGMPLVWGLKLLGVRDAERVYGPTLTLHVCEAAAKAGVPIGLYGGTPESLGDFRAFLERQFPGIQVACTIAPPFRPLTPEEDAEDVRQILASGARILFVGIGCPKQEWWMYRHRDRLPLTMLGVGAAFDFHSGRVRQAPGAMQRLGLEWLFRLAMEPKRLWKRYVRQNPRFLLMFARQLLGGRTGSC, encoded by the coding sequence CTGGCGGGGTAACCGCGCAGACCCCACCGACCTCCCTGCCGGATCACGCCCAGAGGCCCGTTTCCCGCCCACTCCTGGGCACCCGCATCGACGCGACCAGCTACGCCCAAGCGGCAGCAGACGTGATCACCTGGGCGCAGGCCGGGGGCCCCCGCCGGGTCCACGCCGCCAACGTCCACATGGTCATGGAGGGAGTGGACGACCCCAACTTCCAGGCCGTCACCAACTCCGCCGACTTGGTCACGCCCGACGGGATGCCGCTCGTCTGGGGGTTGAAGCTGCTGGGGGTCCGGGACGCCGAGCGGGTCTACGGCCCCACCCTGACCCTGCATGTCTGCGAGGCGGCAGCCAAAGCGGGGGTGCCCATCGGGTTGTACGGCGGCACGCCCGAGAGCCTGGGGGACTTCCGGGCTTTCCTGGAGCGCCAGTTCCCCGGCATCCAGGTGGCCTGCACGATTGCCCCGCCCTTCCGCCCGCTGACGCCCGAGGAGGACGCCGAGGACGTCCGGCAGATCCTCGCCTCCGGGGCCCGCATCCTTTTCGTGGGGATCGGCTGCCCGAAGCAGGAGTGGTGGATGTACCGTCACCGCGACCGGCTGCCCCTCACCATGCTGGGGGTGGGCGCGGCCTTCGACTTCCACTCGGGGCGGGTCCGGCAGGCACCCGGGGCGATGCAGCGCCTGGGGCTGGAGTGGCTCTTCCGGCTGGCGATGGAGCCCAAGCGGCTCTGGAAGCGTTACGTCCGGCAAAACCCTCGCTTCCTGCTGATGTTCGCCCGCCAACTTCTGGGTGGCCGCACGGGCTCGTGCTGA
- a CDS encoding transposase: MAAVGCVARFATEDQFASYCMAAPMVRGSGKNSRVQLNRDGNCRLNWALHIVALTRRCCDQQTRKFLAKVKARGKTPRASLRILKTHTARELFRHLNSTSPPALFHLAAIQRHARIYF; this comes from the coding sequence TTGGCTGCGGTTGGATGTGTAGCTCGCTTCGCTACTGAGGACCAGTTCGCCAGTTATTGCATGGCGGCTCCCATGGTGCGGGGCAGTGGGAAGAACAGCCGGGTCCAGCTCAACCGCGATGGAAATTGCCGATTGAATTGGGCCCTCCACATTGTGGCGCTGACCAGGAGGTGTTGCGACCAGCAGACACGGAAGTTCCTGGCCAAGGTCAAGGCGCGAGGAAAGACTCCTCGCGCCTCTCTCCGCATCTTGAAAACCCACACCGCGCGGGAACTCTTCCGTCATCTCAATAGCACTTCTCCCCCTGCTCTCTTCCACTTGGCCGCTATACAGCGACATGCCAGGATCTACTTTTAG
- a CDS encoding glycosyltransferase family 2 protein has product MQGFPLPSGLPMVSCIIPTRNRPELVTRAVKSALMQRWEPLEVIVVVDGPDDRTVQALSSIDDDRLRVEVLPESVGGGEARNIGVHLARGEWIGFLDDDDEWLPEKIYAQMRIALDWHTQRVVICPRMYVKSPKGPGRVLPQRDPDRGESISEYLLMRRKLTGETQIQTSSFLTSKALLLEIPWDNTLKKHQDLDLYLKWDAAGVDFIFIPDILSIWYVHQAQRSVSNDNDWQYSVRWAEQNAHLFKGGSLAGFIASQVAMRAFERASLRTVAGVFQALHKHGARYLDYLIALAALGVRVKQRALL; this is encoded by the coding sequence GTGCAAGGTTTTCCCCTCCCCTCCGGCCTGCCGATGGTGTCGTGCATCATCCCGACCCGTAATCGCCCCGAACTCGTCACCCGCGCTGTGAAGTCCGCCCTGATGCAGCGCTGGGAACCCTTGGAAGTCATCGTGGTTGTGGACGGCCCGGATGACCGGACGGTCCAGGCCCTGTCCAGTATTGACGACGACCGTTTGCGCGTGGAGGTGCTCCCCGAGAGCGTGGGGGGTGGCGAGGCGCGCAATATCGGCGTTCACCTGGCACGTGGTGAATGGATCGGGTTCCTCGATGATGATGACGAGTGGCTGCCGGAAAAAATCTACGCGCAGATGCGGATCGCGCTGGATTGGCACACCCAGCGGGTCGTGATCTGCCCGCGCATGTACGTCAAGTCCCCGAAGGGACCGGGGCGCGTTCTGCCGCAGCGCGACCCCGATCGGGGCGAGAGCATCAGCGAGTACCTGCTCATGCGCCGTAAGCTGACGGGTGAGACGCAGATCCAGACCTCCTCCTTTCTGACGTCCAAAGCGCTCCTGCTCGAAATCCCCTGGGACAACACCTTGAAGAAGCACCAGGACCTCGACCTATACCTGAAGTGGGATGCGGCGGGCGTGGACTTCATCTTCATCCCAGACATCCTGAGCATCTGGTACGTCCACCAAGCGCAGCGCAGCGTATCCAACGATAACGACTGGCAGTACTCGGTCCGGTGGGCTGAGCAGAATGCCCACCTGTTCAAGGGCGGAAGTCTGGCTGGGTTTATCGCCTCCCAAGTTGCCATGCGCGCCTTTGAACGCGCGAGCCTTAGAACGGTTGCAGGTGTGTTTCAGGCCCTACACAAGCACGGTGCTCGCTACCTGGACTACTTAATTGCGCTCGCCGCGTTGGGCGTGCGCGTGAAGCAGAGAGCGCTCCTGTAG